In one Nostoc sp. KVJ3 genomic region, the following are encoded:
- a CDS encoding four helix bundle protein: MNKEAIKDHKELGIYKIAFEAAMKIFELSKKFPVEERYSLTDQIRRSSRSVCANLAEAWRKRRYEAAFVAKLNDCVRGACRRQAEAAETQTWIEFAVKCNYMNVEVGREVYASYN, translated from the coding sequence ATGAATAAAGAAGCAATTAAAGATCATAAAGAGCTAGGGATTTATAAAATTGCTTTTGAAGCAGCAATGAAAATTTTTGAGCTATCAAAGAAGTTCCCTGTGGAGGAAAGATATTCGTTAACTGATCAAATTCGTAGATCCTCACGCTCTGTTTGTGCTAATTTAGCTGAAGCATGGAGAAAACGACGTTATGAAGCGGCTTTTGTCGCTAAATTAAATGATTGCGTTCGCGGAGCGTGTCGTAGACAAGCTGAAGCCGCTGAAACTCAAACTTGGATTGAATTTGCTGTCAAATGCAACTACATGAATGTAGAAGTAGGAAGAGAAGTTTATGCAAGTTACAACTAA